The following proteins are co-located in the Eleginops maclovinus isolate JMC-PN-2008 ecotype Puerto Natales chromosome 1, JC_Emac_rtc_rv5, whole genome shotgun sequence genome:
- the LOC134870849 gene encoding zinc finger protein 91-like, translating to MSVCCVSGCENKHSSSKTLKFFRIPTGSKPFQANRRRLWLRKLREVNGEDIKANARVCSAHFLSNEASLEHNSPDFVPCVFTKESRKRRVTRAYTSRKRLHPVAEKTTEEETTSPRSDSPEDLQSSDLFEEMRKSPALQEESLTEEAETETTSSPNKTAAPFKAPRGVLKPKIIPIVLLKRVFLPAGVFKCEQCDQNFTNEPQLMRHKKLHEEQVAEEEEEEENEEEEEKEEEENQEEEREESASFVCESCGKIFPGRALFSEHRCEPSFPCNMCDRAFATSQNLKRHKLQHVRDDRKCQECGAMYCGRHAQPVTLLVAESAPVCEEDSPAAEPETDLMSVKEEAVPPVSLPKLPLRLIPQPLPLTPPPVTRLEPHLCGYPQTFIKPPPPPPVLPPSMQLFSPRFLTSALLQVDRNYDYMLSKPMPVKKKIVKEEPRELPLVLPAVISVENIKKERTAYDMEFAI from the exons ATGTCGGTCTGCTGCGTGTCTGggtgtgaaaacaaacattctTCCAGCAAAACACTCAAGTTCTTCAGAATCCCGACCGGGTCCAAACCGTTTCAGGCGAACCGGAGGCGGTTATGGCTCCGAAAGCTCCGAGAAGTGAACGGAGAGGATATCAAAGCAAACGCGAGAGTGTGTAGCGCTCATTTCCTCTCGa aTGAAGCCTCCTTGGAGCACAACAGCCCCGACTTTGTGCCTTGTGTGTTCACCAAGGAGAGCAGAAAGAGAAGAGTTACGAG GGCTTACACAAGTAGAAAGAGGCTGCACCCTGTGGCAGAAAagacaacagaagaagaaacaactTCCCCTCGATCTGACTCTCCTGAGGACCTGCAGTCTTCAGATCTGTTTGAGGAAATGCGAAAGTCACCAGCTCTGCAAGAG gAATCATTGACTGAAGAGGCTGAAACTGAAACCACATCAAGcccaaacaaaacagcagcaccATTCAAAGCTCCAAGGGGCGTcctaaaaccaaaaataattcCCATCGTGCTCCTGAAGCGCGTGTTCCTGCCAGCCGGGGTGTTTAAGTGTGAGCAGTGCGATCAGAACTTCACTAATGAACCACAGCTGATGAGGCACAAGAAGCTGCATGAAGAACAAgtagcagaagaagaagaagaagaggaaaatgaagaagaagaagaaaaagaagaagaagaaaatcaagaagaggaaagggaagagaGCGCCTCCTTTGTCTGCGAGTCGTGTGGAAAGATCTTCCCGGGTCGAGCTCTTTTCTCCGAGCACCGGTGTGAGCCGTCGTTCCCGTGCAACATGTGCGACCGAGCGTTCGCCACGAGCCAAAACCTGAAGCGCCACAAACTGCAGCACGTCAGAGACGATCGGAAGTGCCAAGAGTGCGGCGCAATGTACTGCGGACGCCACGCCCAGCCCGTCACCCTGTTGGTGGCCGAGTCTGCTCCCGTGTGTGAAGAGGACTCCCCCGCCGCTGAGCCGGAAACAGATTTGATGTCTGTGAAAGAGGAGGCCGTCCCTCCGGTTAGCCTACCAAAACTCCCTCTGAGGCTCATCCCTCAACCGTTGCCGTTAACCCCCCCGCCTGTCACCAGGTTGGAGCCACACCTGTGCGGCTATCCTCAGACTTTTATCAAGCCTCCTCCCCCGCCTCCTGTGCTCCCTCCCTCCATGCAGCTCTTCTCCCCACGCTTCCTCACCTCGGCGCTCCTGCAGGTGGACAGAAATTACGACTACATGTTGAGCAAGCCGATGCCGGTAAAGAAGAAAATAGTGAAGGAGGAACCGCGGGAGCTGCCTCTGGTTCTTCCCGCAGTGATCAGCGTTGAGAACATTAAGAAAGAACGAACCGCCTACGACATGGAGTTTGCGATCTGA